The Primulina huaijiensis isolate GDHJ02 chromosome 12, ASM1229523v2, whole genome shotgun sequence genome has a window encoding:
- the LOC140989721 gene encoding protein arginine N-methyltransferase 5 isoform X2: protein MRKDSEIALKQEISWASHLSLQACLLPTPKGASFANYAKCVNQILQNLNSMQLWLRIPLKKSENVTETRNPDHKDEAHNDSWELWNSFQLLCEHHSQLSVALDILSSLPSASSVERWFGEPVRAAIVGTKSFLTNASGYPCLSKRHQSMTTSFFNHSIQIVISGEPAHNLPVVASGSGADNHIDSNRRHPLRPYLDYIAHLYQKMNPLPEQECFEVGYRDYLQSPLQPLMDNLEAQTYETFEKDTVKYSQYQRAIAKALVDRVPDENASAVTTVLMVVGAGRGPLVRASLQAAEETERKLKVYAVEKNPNAVVTLHSLVKLEGWEDVVSIVSSDMRSWDAPEKADILVSELLGSFGDNELSPECLDGAQRFLKQDGISIPSSYTSFIQPVTASKLYNDIKSHKDLLHFETAYVVKFHRVARLAQTQPVFTFIHPEYSNKKSNQRYKKLHFDIPKDTGSALVHGFAGYFDATLYKDVHLGIEPSTSTPNMFSWFPVFFPLRTPVCVQPGIPLEVHFWRCSGSTKVWYEWCVTSPSVTPLHNTNGRSYWVGL, encoded by the exons ATGCGGAAGGATTCCGAAATTGCTTTGAAGCAAGAAATATCTTGGGCTTCTCACCTATCTTTACAG GCTTGTCTTCTACCTACACCCAAGGGAGCTTCTTTTGCAAATTATGCCAAATGTGTGAATCAGATTTTGCAGAACTTGAACAGTATGCAG TTGTGGCTCAGAATTCCATTGAAGAAGTCTGAGAATGTCACAGAAACAAGGAATCCAGATCATAAG GATGAAGCTCATAATGATTCTTGGGAACTTTGGAATTCCTTTCAGCTTCTTTGTGAACATCATAGTCAATTATCAGTCGCACTTGATATTTT GTCCTCATTACCTTCCGCTTCTTCAGTGGAAAGATGGTTTGGAGAGCCTGTTAGGGCGGCCATTGTTGGTACAAAA TCTTTCTTAACCAATGCGAGTGGCTACCCCTGCCTCTCAAAACGTCACCAGAGTATGACTACATCATTTTTCAATCACTCAATTCAG ATAGTGATATCTGGTGAACCAGCACACAATTTACCTGTGGTTGCTTCAGGATCGGGTGCTGATAATCATATTGATA GTAATCGGAGACATCCTTTAAGACCATACTTGGATTATATTGCACATCTCTATCAAAAAATGAATCCTCTTCCTGAACAAGAATGCTTTGAG GTTGGGTACAGAGATTACCTCCAATCACCCTTGCAA CCCCTTATGGATAACTTAGAGGCTCAAACATACGAGACATTTGAAAAGGACACGGTTAAATATAGCCAG TATCAAAGAGCAATTGCTAAAGCTTTGGTGGATAGGGTTCCTGATGAAAATGCTTCTGCGGTGACAACT gtaTTAATGGTTGTGGGTGCTGGACGAGGGCCTCTTGTCAGAGCGTCCTTACAG GCAGCTGAAGAAACTGAACGGAAATTAAAAGTCTATGCTGTCGAAAAAAATCCAAATGCAGTGGTAACACTTCAT AGTTTGGTCAAGCTGGAGGGCTGGGAAGATGTTGTCTCCATTGTTTCAAGTGACATGCGAAGTTGGGATGCTCCCGAGAAAGCTGACATATTG GTCAGTGAATTGCTGGGATCTTTTGGTGATAATGAGCTCTCGCCCGAGTGTCTTGATGGAGCCCAAAGGTTTTTGAAGCAAGATGGGATCTCAATCCCCTCATC GTATACAAGTTTCATTCAACCTGTGACTGCTTCCAAACTCTACAATGAT ATCAAGTCGCATAAAGATCTCTTGCACTTTGAAACTGCTTATGTTGTCAAGTTCCATCGAGTGGCAAGGCTTGCTCAAACCCAACCA GTTTTCACATTTATCCATCCAGAATACTCAAACAAGAAAAGCAATCAGCGATACAAAAAGCTACATTTTGATATTCCTAAAGACACTGGTTCAGCTTTGGTTCATG GATTTGCTGGTTATTTTGATGCGACACTGTACAAAGATGTTCATCTTGGTATTGAACCGTCAACATCTACCCCAAACATGTTCAGCTG GTTCCCTGTATTTTTCCCATTGAGGACGCCTGTGTGTGTTCAACCTGGTATTCCTTTGGAAGTTCATTTTTGGCGATGCTCTGGCTCTACCAAG GTTTGGTACGAGTGGTGTGTGACTTCGCCTTCTGTCACGCCTCTGCACAACACGAATGGTCGCTCATACTGGGTCGGGTTGTAA
- the LOC140989721 gene encoding protein arginine N-methyltransferase 1.5 isoform X1 translates to MPLGDARGPKSDSSRFCGVETVFEDDVPNLFSFNLHGGFDFLVVPLMDPDYRPSIVDDDNSISSCLPFAGSDLVLSPSQWSSHIVGKISSWIDLDSEDETMRKDSEIALKQEISWASHLSLQACLLPTPKGASFANYAKCVNQILQNLNSMQLWLRIPLKKSENVTETRNPDHKDEAHNDSWELWNSFQLLCEHHSQLSVALDILSSLPSASSVERWFGEPVRAAIVGTKSFLTNASGYPCLSKRHQSMTTSFFNHSIQIVISGEPAHNLPVVASGSGADNHIDSNRRHPLRPYLDYIAHLYQKMNPLPEQECFEVGYRDYLQSPLQPLMDNLEAQTYETFEKDTVKYSQYQRAIAKALVDRVPDENASAVTTVLMVVGAGRGPLVRASLQAAEETERKLKVYAVEKNPNAVVTLHSLVKLEGWEDVVSIVSSDMRSWDAPEKADILVSELLGSFGDNELSPECLDGAQRFLKQDGISIPSSYTSFIQPVTASKLYNDIKSHKDLLHFETAYVVKFHRVARLAQTQPVFTFIHPEYSNKKSNQRYKKLHFDIPKDTGSALVHGFAGYFDATLYKDVHLGIEPSTSTPNMFSWFPVFFPLRTPVCVQPGIPLEVHFWRCSGSTKVWYEWCVTSPSVTPLHNTNGRSYWVGL, encoded by the exons ATGCCTCTGGGTGATGCGAGAGGGCCCAAAAGCGACTCCTCCCGTTTCTGCGGTGTGGAGACGGTGTTCGAAGATGACGTGCCTAACCTCTTCTCCTTCAACCTCCATGGTGGGTTTGATTTTCTGGTTGTTCCTCTG ATGGACCCAGATTATAGGCCCAGCATAGTAGATGATGACAACAGTATATCCAGTTGTCTACCCTTTGCTGGTTCAGACTTGGTTTTGAGCCCTTCGCAGTGGAGCAGTCATATTGTTG GTAAAATAAGCTCTTGGATTGACTTGGATTCTGAAGATGAGACAATGCGGAAGGATTCCGAAATTGCTTTGAAGCAAGAAATATCTTGGGCTTCTCACCTATCTTTACAG GCTTGTCTTCTACCTACACCCAAGGGAGCTTCTTTTGCAAATTATGCCAAATGTGTGAATCAGATTTTGCAGAACTTGAACAGTATGCAG TTGTGGCTCAGAATTCCATTGAAGAAGTCTGAGAATGTCACAGAAACAAGGAATCCAGATCATAAG GATGAAGCTCATAATGATTCTTGGGAACTTTGGAATTCCTTTCAGCTTCTTTGTGAACATCATAGTCAATTATCAGTCGCACTTGATATTTT GTCCTCATTACCTTCCGCTTCTTCAGTGGAAAGATGGTTTGGAGAGCCTGTTAGGGCGGCCATTGTTGGTACAAAA TCTTTCTTAACCAATGCGAGTGGCTACCCCTGCCTCTCAAAACGTCACCAGAGTATGACTACATCATTTTTCAATCACTCAATTCAG ATAGTGATATCTGGTGAACCAGCACACAATTTACCTGTGGTTGCTTCAGGATCGGGTGCTGATAATCATATTGATA GTAATCGGAGACATCCTTTAAGACCATACTTGGATTATATTGCACATCTCTATCAAAAAATGAATCCTCTTCCTGAACAAGAATGCTTTGAG GTTGGGTACAGAGATTACCTCCAATCACCCTTGCAA CCCCTTATGGATAACTTAGAGGCTCAAACATACGAGACATTTGAAAAGGACACGGTTAAATATAGCCAG TATCAAAGAGCAATTGCTAAAGCTTTGGTGGATAGGGTTCCTGATGAAAATGCTTCTGCGGTGACAACT gtaTTAATGGTTGTGGGTGCTGGACGAGGGCCTCTTGTCAGAGCGTCCTTACAG GCAGCTGAAGAAACTGAACGGAAATTAAAAGTCTATGCTGTCGAAAAAAATCCAAATGCAGTGGTAACACTTCAT AGTTTGGTCAAGCTGGAGGGCTGGGAAGATGTTGTCTCCATTGTTTCAAGTGACATGCGAAGTTGGGATGCTCCCGAGAAAGCTGACATATTG GTCAGTGAATTGCTGGGATCTTTTGGTGATAATGAGCTCTCGCCCGAGTGTCTTGATGGAGCCCAAAGGTTTTTGAAGCAAGATGGGATCTCAATCCCCTCATC GTATACAAGTTTCATTCAACCTGTGACTGCTTCCAAACTCTACAATGAT ATCAAGTCGCATAAAGATCTCTTGCACTTTGAAACTGCTTATGTTGTCAAGTTCCATCGAGTGGCAAGGCTTGCTCAAACCCAACCA GTTTTCACATTTATCCATCCAGAATACTCAAACAAGAAAAGCAATCAGCGATACAAAAAGCTACATTTTGATATTCCTAAAGACACTGGTTCAGCTTTGGTTCATG GATTTGCTGGTTATTTTGATGCGACACTGTACAAAGATGTTCATCTTGGTATTGAACCGTCAACATCTACCCCAAACATGTTCAGCTG GTTCCCTGTATTTTTCCCATTGAGGACGCCTGTGTGTGTTCAACCTGGTATTCCTTTGGAAGTTCATTTTTGGCGATGCTCTGGCTCTACCAAG GTTTGGTACGAGTGGTGTGTGACTTCGCCTTCTGTCACGCCTCTGCACAACACGAATGGTCGCTCATACTGGGTCGGGTTGTAA